The DNA segment TTTTTTAAGTTGATAATTTTTATAGTATAAAATGGTGGCAATTTgttgaaaaatgtttgaaaaaaattattaattaaaattaagaaaaatattgaaataatgCTATgacaaaagtaaaaataaaaggtaatattttgatatattattaattttaaatatgagACGATagaaaacagaaaaataaattaaataaatgtaaaataaaattcaaaattgattTAAGATGTAATTTCCTTAAGGATTACATTTAAAGATGTTATGAGGGCTGTGATTGGATGGAGTGATCGATGGTTAGAGATGAAAGTAGTGAATAGGAACGGGCGCAGGAGATATGAAGCCTTTGCCTGAGAATATTTGAAATTCAAATCAAGTTTGGTTTGGTTGTAAAAGGAAATCAAATCTCGCaaacatttataaaataaaatccttAACAGCCGCTCTTCCAACGGTCTCCTCTTTCCttaacctctctctctctctctctctctctctctctctcatctgGCCTCTTTTTCGACCCCCATATTCCTCGCCCTTCCAACCTTCACATTTTCCAGGATACAATTCTCAAATTTCTCGACAAATTCTACATTTTTGCTTAGAAATTAAAAGGAACGATAGGGAAACCATATCTTTTACTgaattttctttcttcttcaggtTTGTTTTCAGATCTCtggttttcttttttgttttccatttTCACCTCTTGTTTCTCTGTTTGGAGATGGAGTCAATGTCACAATTAGGAAATCAAAATGGAACTTGATCATTAATGGTCATTTGTTTGTGGAACTCAGATTGCAAGGATTTTTCCGCAGAGGTTCTGCTCACATGTCCAATCTTCAGAATGATCCACTTCTCCAAGTGGAAACGACCTGCGGAACCCTTCTTTATGAGTTGAAGGTTTTATACCTTCTTTACCTTACAGTCTGTTACCTTCTTTCTTCTCCGTAATTTGTTGCGGATCTTTTGCATGTTGCAGATTATGAActctctttattttctttctgtATTTTCCTATTCTGTCGGAAATCAGATCATTTGGGACGAGGTTGGGGAGTCCCACACTGATAGGGATAAAATGCTGCTTGAGCTTGAACAAGAATGTCTCGAAGTATACAGACGGAAGGTGGATCAGGCAAACAGAAGTAGAGCTCAGTTGAGACAAGCAATTGCTGATTCTGAAGCTGAACTTGCAGCTGTCTGCTCTGCCATGGGAGAGCGTCCTGTGCATATTAGGCAGGTTCGAACTCAGTAACAATGCTTTCCTTCTATCACCTTTTTCTGGTTGTGGGTTTTGATAAGGTTTAAATATCGTGGTCATTTAATTGCACATGAAGTAGAAAACAAATTTGGAGGCTTGTACAACTTTTACTGGAAATGATAAAATTACCATAATTGAAGTTAACAAGTCCAATAGAAGTAGCATATGTCATGAAAGTAATCTGAAGAGTCTAACAACGTCAACTTCTTAGCTTTTAATTTCACTgcataaaattaaacaaattgttaAGATTTGTCAAATAACCTCACTTAGTTGATAGCATAATTAGGTTAGAGCCAAGCATTTTGAGGTTCTTCTATCGTCCTCTAAGTTTCTATTATTTCAGGGTGATCAAAATGCTGGAAGCTTGAGGGAAGAACTCAGGACAATTCTTCCTCAACTCGAGGAGATGCGGAAGAGGAAATCAGACAGAAGAAATCAATTTGTTGAAGTTCTGGAGGAAATACAGAACATCTCGAATGAGATATATGGATATGCTGATGGTATGGTTCTGGATGAAACAGATCTATCCTTGAGACATCTTGAAGAATTGCATAGACAGCTGCATACTCTTCAAAAAGAGAAGGTTTGATTATTCTCATTCTCCTCCATATTCAAATATTACTTCTCACCTTCAAACACAACTGATTGATATTTTCTGTTTGTAGAGTGATCGGTTAAAGCAGGTTCAGGAGCACTTGAATACTTTAAACTCCCTTTGCTCAGTTCTTGGTATGGATTTCAAGCACACAGTTAGCGAGCTTAATCCAGGCCTTTTTGATAATGAAGGATCGAGGAACATAAGTATTGATACAGTTCAGAAATTGTCTTCTGCTATACTTAAATTGCGAGAGATAAAATTACAGAGAATGCAGAAGGTAATATTGGTAttgctattattattattattttgctttttattgataatATTGTGCTTTGTTGTGTGACAGATCCAAGATCTTGCAAGCACAATGTTGGAGTTATGGAATTTGATGGATACTCCAATTGAGGAGCAGCAAATGTTTCAGAACGTTACCTGTAATATAGCGGCTTCAGAAGATGAAATTACTGAACCAAACACTCTATCTGTGGACTTCATCAATTATGTGGGTAGCAATcatttctgaatttcttttaTGGTCTCCTGGTTTGTGATTTCGTTGTTCATGGATATAATGTATTATGAGAACTCAACTTGTAGGTTGAGGCAGAAGTCTATCGGTTGGAAGAGTTGAAATCAAGCAAGATGAAAGATCTTGTTGTGAAGAAGAGGACAGAGCTGGAAGAGATCTGTAGAAAGACGCATATGGTTCCAGAAGCAGATACTGCAATCGACTATGCTGTAGAAGCCATTGAGTCTGGTATTATCACCTTTGATCATTGTAACTTCTACTAAACATATgtcttttgattttttaatacTCATTTTTGTCCATAATTTTGAAGGAAATGCGGACCCAGCCACTATACTTGAGCAGATTGAACTTCAAATTGGTAATGTTAAGGAAGAAGCTTTTAGCAGGAAGGAAATACTTGAAAAGGTTGAGAAATGGTTAATTGCATGTGATGAGGAGTGCTGGCTTGAGGAATATAACAGGGTTAAACATCCAGACCACctcttttaatttatacttccatctattttcataatttcatgcTCAACTGTTGGCATTTGATGGTGGTTGTATAGGATGAAAACCGATATAATGCAGGGAGAGGAGCTCATCTTACTTTAAAGCGTGCCGAGAAAGCTCGTGCTTTGGTTAATAAGCTTCCAGGTAGGTCATTCAAATGATTGATTGCCTTtgtatcaataaatttgtcaTAAACAGCTGATGGCATATCGTTAAAATAATCAAACAAACTTCTTGACTGCATTTGTTGGAGTAAGGGAATATTTTGGGGTCTTACTGATTCGATTGTTTTCACTTGATTGTTATAGATCTTACATGATAAAGTGTTTATAGTCTGGTTATCTTCTCATAATAACCTTCATTTTTCATGTTGGTCCAGGTATGGTTGAGGCACTGGCTTCAAAAACAATAGCATGGGAAAAGGAGAGAGGCACAGAATTCTTATATGATGGTGTAAGTCCAGTAGTTCTTACTTGAGATTTAGGTTCCGACTATAATGGTTTAGCTGTCTATAGTTGGGAACTTATGTCAATTAATTGCTGAACGTTTGTGAATTTCCAGATCCGCCTCCTTTCCATGCTTGAAGAGTATACAATATTGCGCCAggagaaagaggaagaaaagaGGAGGCAAAGGGTATGAACTCACCATTTACTCTATCTTGCCAGTTCTCTTTTAATTGAGCATTCTCACATGCTATAGGCAATACAAACAGTGTTACTTTATAGTTGATATTTTCATACAACTGATAGGCTAATTTTGATATTTGCCTGGTTCTGGATACAGGACCAGAAGAAGTTACAGGGGCAGTTAATAGCAGAGCAGGAGGCACTTTATGGGTCAAAACCAAGTCCTTCAAAGACTCAGAACGTGAAAAAAGCGGGTAGAGTTTCAATGGGAGTCGCTGGCAACAGAAGACTATCCCTTGGAGGATCCATGCACCAAACTCCCAGACCTGATAGTCACTCCGGCAAAGCTACACCTCGTTCTCGTACTGGCAAGAAAGTTGATCAAGTGCACCAACATGACCCTTTACATAACCACCGGCAGGATGATGGCTTTGCAGCATTATCAGATGGTAAGTTTGTGGTAATTGGTTAATGCGGAGATACATATTTACTATGAAGCTGGTAGTCCTGAAGATCCTTGCTAagcatatattttatttatttatttccatttttcttttcctttttgtcTTTTGTGAAGATGATAAAATTGAAACTGAGCAGTAACGGCTTGCCAATGTCCCATGGGGTCTGAGAAGAATACCAACTCGTTCTTCACAATTTTCTAATTGTTGATTGTTGAAGAAGTAGGTTCTGTCTCTCCAagttttcaagttttttttttcttttgattttcaaCTAATTTTTGTCAAGGAAGGAAAATAACTTTTCTTCTACTAACAAATGACTATGAAATGTCTAATAAATTGAATCGTTATGAATCAATTTGTAGACCACTGACTGTTTAGAAGAATACAAAAACGAAGCCAAAAATACAAGTGGATGAAAGTCAAGTACAtaagaaaaagtttaattgTGTTCCTTTCAtttcattgtttgaaatttCCAAGTTCCTTTGATCAATTTATTTCCCCTTGTCTTATATAGGTAGAAGAGGGTTGGATATTGCTGGTCTTCCTTCGAGAAAACATCCATTCAGTACTGTAAATGCTCATGAACCAGAGTCGCCAATGGTGCTGCTACGGAAACCTTTCTCACCTATTTCTGCCACAGGATCATCCAAATCAAACATATTAGAAGATGTAAATGGAGAGAATATTAAGAAGGTGGTTGCTACTACTCCTTCGAGAACTGTAATGGCAGACGAAGAGAATTGGACTCCCAAGGCAATGCACATCCCTGTGCCAACAACACCTGTAACAGTATGTATCCCAATGCAGACAGCTATTACCCCAGCAGTTCCATATGCTGCTACTCCGGCAGAAGTGGTTCAAGAAGAAATCGAATATTCGTTCGAAGAGAGAAGAGCTGGTTTTGTTCTTCCCACTACTCAGATTAGGTCTATACATGTTTGAGTCGCCAATgcagttgagattttaaactgTTCTTTCTTTCATTTAAGTTTTGGGATTTGTTTCTTGGATAAAAGTCAATTGTAATATTGGCTTTGACCATGGTGTATATAGTCCACGAAAACTGACCGTGGACTGCTTATTGAAATGCGCAATTCAATTGAATCTTGTTCCATTTTGAGTGGAAAAGAATATCAAATAATGCAGGCAGGCTGGGTCGAGGGATCCAtcataatttgattttttatttcaaacaaATTTTGATTCCCATTTGAAAATGTCTGCgctcaaaataaaattttatttttaagttttatgTAATATGTTTTACAATAAGGTTCATACTTGGTGTGAGAATATTGGGACTTCTCTGTCCaaaataatttaattcacaTGCCGTGTGACCCACACGCCGTATGAACCACTATAAAATACTATTTATAGAACCTCAAAGTCTTCTTTCCAAACCCCAACCCAAAAACCACATTTACACTATGTgctgaaacacaatttccattaaattaagtttttaattatgacaaaaatcatatttaaggatttaaattcCTATAAgtatttaattaagaaattaaattaAGATTTATTTTATACTAATGGATTTGTTAAATGTTGTAATATAAATCAAATTATAAATGTCAAAAGCCCAATAGGCTTAGAAGGCCCTAAAAATATCAAAGGCTCACAACTCTTTTTGTTGATCCGGAGTTAGAAGCCAGAAGATAAGATTCAGAGAATCAAAGTCAACTCTCAGGCGTTTCCGGAATTGGCAAAGAAGACAGAAAACACAAGCTCTGTCAGCAAAACGCCTCTCTCACATAACCGTTTTGGGAAAAAACGAAATTAGAAGCTGCTAGTCAACACGAGACAGAGGTCTGATTTCGTCAACAACCCTTTCTGATTTGTGCATTATGGCCTTTGGAAGACAGAAGCAAAGACAGTAGACAGAAGCcatttgaagctttctctccaACGGCAAAGTTCAAATTCAAACGTATATGGATCAAGCTTCCACTATAAAAGGCAAACACAAAGCTCATTTTAGGtgctgataaaaaaaaaacacaaatagaGATTAAAAGCATTCAAGCAAAAAAGAGCAAAAGCAAGAGATACACAATTCATTGTACATACTTGTGTATTAAGAGAGTTCTTAGGCCCtattctttatcacttaatttcaataACAATAAGTTCAGTccaattcagttcagtagcaatcagttcaattcagttcagttcagttcaacatTCAGTTTCAACATCtagtttcagcatccagttttagcattcagtttcagtattcagtaatttatcattatttattatattataattatttatatataatttattataataattattattatttatctataatttatctaatttattattattattattattattattattattattattatttatagtttatcattatctataaattagataaaagtcaagaaatgatagtttattaaagtatatatcgtttaataaaaaaaattaaaactaaagtatgcatccatatttaaaaattaggaattacATTCATATTATGAATCATTTCTcaaatttaccgaatttatcaatgttagggataaaattgcacaattttagacgttagaggtaaaattactcctgaaccaaaacgttatttttgcactttaaccctcaattagaataaaaagttaagagtttgtattcatatgaagatttgtatttaatttcataggctttaaattatatgtaaatttgtgtttgtatgta comes from the Euphorbia lathyris chromosome 5, ddEupLath1.1, whole genome shotgun sequence genome and includes:
- the LOC136230887 gene encoding 65-kDa microtubule-associated protein 3, with the translated sequence MSNLQNDPLLQVETTCGTLLYELKIIWDEVGESHTDRDKMLLELEQECLEVYRRKVDQANRSRAQLRQAIADSEAELAAVCSAMGERPVHIRQGDQNAGSLREELRTILPQLEEMRKRKSDRRNQFVEVLEEIQNISNEIYGYADGMVLDETDLSLRHLEELHRQLHTLQKEKSDRLKQVQEHLNTLNSLCSVLGMDFKHTVSELNPGLFDNEGSRNISIDTVQKLSSAILKLREIKLQRMQKIQDLASTMLELWNLMDTPIEEQQMFQNVTCNIAASEDEITEPNTLSVDFINYVEAEVYRLEELKSSKMKDLVVKKRTELEEICRKTHMVPEADTAIDYAVEAIESGNADPATILEQIELQIGNVKEEAFSRKEILEKVEKWLIACDEECWLEEYNRDENRYNAGRGAHLTLKRAEKARALVNKLPGMVEALASKTIAWEKERGTEFLYDGIRLLSMLEEYTILRQEKEEEKRRQRDQKKLQGQLIAEQEALYGSKPSPSKTQNVKKAGRVSMGVAGNRRLSLGGSMHQTPRPDSHSGKATPRSRTGKKVDQVHQHDPLHNHRQDDGFAALSDGRRGLDIAGLPSRKHPFSTVNAHEPESPMVLLRKPFSPISATGSSKSNILEDVNGENIKKVVATTPSRTVMADEENWTPKAMHIPVPTTPVTVCIPMQTAITPAVPYAATPAEVVQEEIEYSFEERRAGFVLPTTQIRSIHV